The sequence GGTTGCATTGCACGCCTTAAGCGTTTCTGTCCGCATTTGGATGACACGGGGGTCGGTGGAGTTGTTGATCCATTCTGTATTTTTGGCACTCAGTAAGTGGTTTAAAGAATTACGCAAGGCAATCTCTACAAGGGCGATTTTATGCGTGTATTTGCCGATGAGCTTTAAATTCTCTAGGTGCGCTTGTAGGTCTTTGCCATAAGAGCCCAAACGCCTTTGGGATAGTAAAGTTTCTAGGTCTAGCACCTTGTTAGCCCCATTTGCCTACTTTTTGTTATCCCCACTCTTGGTCTCTTTGACTTGGCTTGTTGTTTGATTTGCCATAGTGCTGCTTATCTGTCTTTCTTAGACTTCTTACCTTATCTTGATCGTCCGCTAAATTTTTCGCTAATGCTGTCAAACACTTTTTCACGCAAGCTCAAAGCTTTGGTTTGGAGTAATCGCGCCGTGTCCCGTTTTTGCCACTCTTCTAATGCCCGCCCTTTAAAAGTGTGGGCATGCAAGGGGTTAATGCCTAATTGATCGAACACAAACACATAGTCTAAAGGTTCGCAAGCCCCCAAACCAAACCCGATGTGTTGGGCTAATTCTTTTCCTGTAGGGACTTTCTCGCCCTGATAGCCGTCTTTTTCTCCAGCAATGGAGCGGTATATCGCAAGTTTTTACTAATATCCATAGTGGTTAAAAAGCATTCTAGGCGTGTGCCCATTTCATTGAGCGCTTGTGAATCACCCACCCGATAAAGACGGGTGGGCTTTTTGCTTAAAGAAAATGCCTACGAAAGGATTAGGGATTATAGGCAAGATAGATCTTGTGGCAAAGATAAATCACTCTATTTTCTCTGTATATTCTATCTTATTATTTGAATAGCCTTAAAAGATCTGAGTAAGCATGTTTTATGCCAAAAATCCCCCTTCTTTACCCCATGTGTACTGAATATCATTGAATATAATAAAATTATTTTCGATGCAAGATGTTTAGAAGTGATTATTTAGTCCAAGAGATTCCCACTAACACGATCAACCAAATTCTAAGATAATTGAGTTTTAAATTAGAGGCTAGCCAATCATATTAAAGTTGGTTAAAGTAATTTTAGGCGATGCCAGTGGCAAAATTTCCCGATGACTATCTAAGCCCTTCCTTTGTAAAATTGCCCTATAATAGCCTAGGTGTTCCACTCAAAATAAAGCAGAGGGTGGAAAGGAACATTTAAAACTCTTAAGATTAGGATAGTTGGCTAGGTTTATGTTTAACTTCTTTAAAAAAACAATCCAAAATGTCGCCTCGCTTTTAAAGTCCAAAGACGCGACTTTTAGCAAGGATGAGCTAGAGGAAATTTTAATCGGCTTTGATGTGCAATTTGATTTAGTCGAAAAACTCTTAGAGCACCTGCCCGAGCAAATCAAACGCAAGCATTTAGAAGTTGCCCTAATGCGTTTTTTACGCAAAGAGAGCTATTACGACCAAGTGCGTCTAAAGCCCCTAGACACCAAGCCTTTAGTTTCGCTCATTTTGGGGGTCAATGGGGCGGGCAAGACCACTACAATCGCCAAACTCGCCAAAAAGCACCTACTCAACAAGCAAAAAGTCCTACTAGGGGCAGGGGATACCTTTAGAGCCGCAGCCGTGAAACAACTCCAACTTTGGGGGGAGAAGTTGCAATTAGAGGTGATTAGCGCGGGGCAAAACAGCGACCCGAGTGCCCTAGCTTACAACACCATTGAGGCGGGGATTGCTAGGGGGGCAGATCAAATCATTATTGATACCGCCGGGCGTTTGCATAATCAAACCAACCTTAAAAACGAGCTGTTAAAAATCTCAAGGGTGTGTAGCAAGGCATTAAACAACGCCCCTTACTATAAAATCCTTATCCTAGATGGCACTCAGGGTAGTTCCGCCTTAGAGCAGGCTAAAATCTTTCACGAGAGCCTGGAGTTAGACGGGGTGATCGTTACTAAGCTAGATGGCACAAGCAAGGGGGGGTGTATTTTAAGCATTCTTTACGAATTGCAACTGCCTATTTTGTATCTAGGCGTGGGGGAGAAGGAAAACGACTTGATCGCCTTTGATGAGATGGAGTATGTCAAAAGCCTACTAGATGCGATCTTTAAAGATGGCAAAGAAGTCTAGGGTCTTTGAGTGCCAACATTGCGGATTTGTCAGCCCCAAGTGGCTGGGCAAGTGCAATAATTGCAACCAGTGGGAAAGCTTTGTTGAAATCAGTCCCAAAGAGCTAGAGAGCCTAAAGCCCCTTAAAAACACCCCCCGACTTTCGGCAATCTCCATTGCTAAAGTGGAGCAAGAGAGTGTGAGCACCTTTAGCTCCACGCAAAAGGAATTAGACATTGTCCTAGGGGGGGGGATTGTGCCGGGGGCTGTATCTCATCGGGGGCGCCGGGCGTGGGTAAAAGCACGCTGTTATTAAAAATGGCGGGCGGGCTAGCTGGCACGGGTTTGAGTGTGCTGTATGTGAGTGGCGAAGAGAGTGCGGGGCAAATCCGCTTAAGAGCAGACCGCCTACAATGCGTGCAAGAGCAATTATATTTACTCAATGAAATTGACCTAGACACCATCAAAGCCCATTTACTCAGCTCAAGTTACGCCGTGTGTGTGATCGACTCGATACAAACTTTATATTCCAGTGCCATAAGCTCCGCCCCCGGCTCGATCTCTCAGGTAAGAGAGATCACCTTTGATTTGATGCGTCTTGCCAAACAAGAGCAGATCGCCATTTTCATCATCGGGCACATCACCAAAGAGGGCTCAATCGCCGGCCCTAGGGTGCTAGAGCACATGGTCGATTCTGTGCTTTACTTTGAGGGCGATCCTAGTCGAGAACTTAGGATTTTAAGGAGCTTTAAAAACCGCTTTGGGGCGACCAGTGAGGTGGGGATTTTTGAAATGCACCAAGAGGGCTTGATGAGTGCTAAAGAGGCTTCTAAACTCTTTTTCTCTCAAAAGCAAAGCCTAGCGGGCAGTGCCTTAAGTGTGGTGCTGGAGGGCTCAAGGGCGTTGATTTTAGAAATCCAAGCCTTAGTGTGTGAAAGCTCTTTAGCCAACCCTAAGAGATTAGCCACGAGCTTTGACACCAACCGCTTGCACATGCTCTTAGCCCTGCTAGAGAAAAAGCTAGAAATCCCCCTAAATCGCTACGATGTGTTTATCAATGTCTCTGGGGGGATTAAGATCAGCGAAACGAGCGCAGATTTAGCTGTGATCGCCAGCATACTATCGAGCTTTAGAAACCGCCCGATCAGCAATAAAACCGCCTTCATCGGGGAGGTGGGCTTAACCGGCTCGGTGCAAGAAGTGCCGAATTTAAATGTGCGCTTAAAAGAAATGGAGAATTACGGCTTTTTAAAGGCGATTGTGCCTAAAAAACCTAGTTTAAACACGCCCATCGCCTGCTACGAAGCCAAGGATGTCGCCCAAATCATTGAGTGGATGTAGGAGATTTTGTTTTTTAGAGTAGAATTTGGCTTATTCTTTAAGGAGCTGGCATGCGCTGTTTGGCAAGAGTGGATTTAGACCTAGTCAATGGAGAAAGCGATCAAGAGAGCCAAACCTTTACACTTGGCAACGATGAATACACTTTGATCTTGCAACGCCTTAAAAAGGGCTACTATGTCAGCGCACAGGTCTTTAGGCGTGAGATCATAGGGATGTATTCTGTCAGTTGTTTAGCCCGGGTGGATTTAGACGGGAGCTATGCTTATACAGAA is a genomic window of Helicobacter sp. NHP19-012 containing:
- the ftsY gene encoding signal recognition particle-docking protein FtsY — encoded protein: MFNFFKKTIQNVASLLKSKDATFSKDELEEILIGFDVQFDLVEKLLEHLPEQIKRKHLEVALMRFLRKESYYDQVRLKPLDTKPLVSLILGVNGAGKTTTIAKLAKKHLLNKQKVLLGAGDTFRAAAVKQLQLWGEKLQLEVISAGQNSDPSALAYNTIEAGIARGADQIIIDTAGRLHNQTNLKNELLKISRVCSKALNNAPYYKILILDGTQGSSALEQAKIFHESLELDGVIVTKLDGTSKGGCILSILYELQLPILYLGVGEKENDLIAFDEMEYVKSLLDAIFKDGKEV